One Deltaproteobacteria bacterium DNA window includes the following coding sequences:
- a CDS encoding isoamylase early set domain-containing protein — MAKKKMVKPAKTTIHRKRVTLALEAPDAGSVYLMGDFNRWNKKVHPMKLGADGTWKKTIMVPPGKYEYRFLVDGEWRNDPANDSVCPNCYGTDNNVLEISG; from the coding sequence ATGGCAAAGAAAAAAATGGTGAAACCGGCAAAGACCACCATCCACCGAAAGAGGGTCACCTTGGCTCTGGAAGCCCCGGATGCCGGGTCCGTTTACTTGATGGGGGACTTCAATCGATGGAACAAGAAGGTCCATCCAATGAAACTGGGGGCAGATGGGACCTGGAAAAAGACCATTATGGTACCTCCCGGAAAATACGAATACAGGTTCCTGGTGGATGGCGAGTGGCGGAATGATCCGGCCAACGATTCCGTCTGCCCCAACTGCTATGGAACAGACAATAATGTTCTGGAGATCTCGGGCTAA
- the corA gene encoding magnesium/cobalt transporter CorA, with protein sequence MMRHFESSSRKAGLPPGTLIHVGERRTEEVEITLIDYDETNVEEKEDVNLEDCLPFKALPTVTWVNVTGIHDVDVIKEFEASFDIHPLVLEDIVHTGQRPKLEDHGDYIYIVLKMLRSADTENGIDAEQISLILGANFVLSFQEREGDVFDSIRQRIKKGKGRLRKAGSDYLAYALIDAIVDNYFGVLETVGDEIEGIQEDVLDDPDPSTLKEIQDKKREMILLRKFVWPLREAISSMERTESPLIGDGVRPYLRDVHDHAIQVIETIETFRDTISGTLDIYLSSVSNRMNEVMKVLTIIATIFIPLTFIAGIYGMNFKYMPELEWEWGYLTIWIVMLALGCLMLWGFKRKNWL encoded by the coding sequence ATGATGAGGCACTTTGAAAGCAGCTCAAGGAAAGCAGGGCTCCCCCCCGGCACCCTCATTCATGTGGGGGAAAGACGTACCGAAGAGGTGGAAATCACGCTTATCGACTATGATGAAACGAATGTGGAGGAAAAGGAGGATGTTAACCTGGAAGACTGCCTTCCCTTTAAGGCCCTCCCAACGGTGACATGGGTCAATGTCACGGGCATTCATGACGTGGATGTCATAAAGGAATTCGAGGCGTCTTTTGACATCCACCCCTTGGTGTTAGAGGATATCGTTCATACGGGACAGCGTCCCAAGCTTGAAGATCATGGGGACTACATATATATTGTGCTGAAGATGCTGCGCAGTGCCGACACGGAGAACGGTATCGATGCGGAACAGATCAGTCTCATCCTGGGGGCCAACTTTGTGCTTTCCTTCCAGGAGCGGGAAGGGGATGTATTCGATTCCATACGTCAGAGAATAAAGAAAGGGAAAGGCCGCCTTCGGAAAGCGGGTAGCGATTATCTGGCCTATGCACTGATCGACGCCATTGTGGACAACTATTTTGGCGTCCTCGAGACAGTGGGAGATGAGATCGAAGGGATTCAGGAGGATGTCCTGGATGACCCTGACCCGTCAACACTCAAGGAGATTCAGGACAAAAAACGGGAGATGATCCTGCTGAGGAAATTTGTGTGGCCGCTCCGAGAGGCTATCAGCAGCATGGAGCGGACCGAGTCCCCCCTCATCGGAGACGGCGTGAGGCCTTATCTGAGAGATGTTCACGACCATGCCATTCAGGTCATTGAAACCATCGAGACGTTCCGGGACACGATTTCCGGGACCCTTGATATTTATCTTTCCAGCGTCAGCAACAGGATGAATGAGGTGATGAAAGTCTTAACGATCATCGCCACGATTTTTATCCCCCTGACGTTTATTGCCGGAATTTATGGAATGAATTTCAAGTACATGCCCGAGCTGGAATGGGAATGGGGCTACCTGACGATCTGGATCGTCATGCTGGCACTCGGGTGTCTGATGCTGTGGGGCTTCAAGAGAAAGAACTGGCTGTAG
- a CDS encoding mechanosensitive ion channel family protein codes for MMRRINHKAHFCPLVLIVFFVLLVTPALSQETVKGSSLNELEDLLGVIENPEKREAFVKDLKGLIKAKKTLDAKGDSDAGEEDRQLLIVRWVFDHFEEMATEVRNAAMTMGEMMEQAPDGARRIQAFFAQPENRSRLLILFLNAGIAAMLTLLSTLLLRGWVRLAISKMGTLPSKIGWGCVYILLKGVPYLILCIAFDLLFELWPSFLTGHSVVLLFFTLLFFYRVAVAVFQVLFCPDDPHLRILGVSDENAHYLWIWVRRFAIYAFFYVMVTRTFLLTHTAQYYFLHLRGLLLIPFPIMLTVFILQIAREMRIKSKRKKEEQDTIEKASKQRKDRLTQAFIQYWPILAVVYTWAIFLSLLFKYEKGFEYLFHATFGTAVTILIMLLCFRALDLTFARLFRIKERVKQRFPFLEERANRYVLIVKKGLVVVLTVVGSGVIGEIWGVPVSDFVGSDSGGMILLRAVAIVLTLAVVVSIIQICNALSAYLLREQRGRWEKELTQKQKTLIPVIQTAINIGVVFVGGIIVLDRLGVNTTPILAGAGIVGLAVGFGSQTLVKDLINGLFILFEESIRVGDWATVGNQGGLVESVGLRTVKLRDLYGTVHVIPNSTIDSLSNYSKIFSRTVMDIGIAYREDVDEVMEILRELGEELQRDPEYGPSILEPLEIFGLDRFEDSAVIIRARFKTRPLKQWGIKREFYRRMKRVFDERGIEIPFPHQTLYMGEPKHGKAPPLHISVDNGPEGEGPLAPNTAALNGEEA; via the coding sequence ATGATGCGCCGAATAAACCATAAAGCCCATTTCTGCCCACTGGTACTGATTGTTTTTTTTGTTTTGCTGGTCACCCCGGCACTTTCTCAGGAGACTGTGAAAGGATCTTCACTCAATGAACTGGAAGATTTGCTCGGGGTCATCGAAAACCCGGAAAAGCGAGAGGCCTTTGTCAAAGACCTTAAGGGCCTGATCAAGGCCAAAAAGACATTAGATGCCAAAGGCGATAGTGACGCCGGGGAGGAAGATAGGCAGCTTTTGATTGTCCGCTGGGTCTTTGATCATTTTGAAGAGATGGCCACAGAGGTGAGAAACGCTGCAATGACCATGGGCGAGATGATGGAACAGGCGCCCGATGGCGCCCGCAGGATACAGGCGTTTTTCGCGCAGCCGGAAAATCGGTCGCGCCTGCTTATCCTCTTCTTAAATGCCGGAATTGCCGCAATGCTTACCCTGCTGTCGACCCTTCTCCTCAGGGGTTGGGTTCGATTGGCAATAAGCAAGATGGGGACACTCCCGTCCAAGATAGGGTGGGGTTGCGTCTACATCCTCCTGAAAGGGGTTCCCTATCTGATCCTGTGCATCGCTTTCGATCTATTATTTGAACTGTGGCCTTCTTTTCTCACGGGTCATTCGGTGGTGCTCCTTTTCTTTACCCTCCTTTTCTTTTACCGGGTTGCCGTCGCCGTCTTTCAGGTCCTGTTCTGCCCGGACGATCCTCATCTCAGGATCCTCGGTGTTTCAGATGAAAACGCCCATTATCTCTGGATATGGGTGCGGCGGTTTGCGATCTATGCCTTTTTCTACGTTATGGTCACCCGGACTTTTTTATTGACCCATACGGCCCAGTACTATTTTTTACATCTGCGAGGTCTGCTGCTGATTCCGTTTCCGATTATGTTGACCGTTTTTATCCTTCAGATAGCCCGCGAAATGAGAATCAAATCGAAAAGAAAAAAAGAGGAACAAGATACAATTGAAAAGGCTTCAAAACAAAGGAAAGACCGGCTGACACAGGCGTTTATCCAATATTGGCCGATCCTCGCCGTGGTATACACCTGGGCCATTTTTCTATCTCTCCTGTTTAAGTATGAAAAGGGGTTTGAATATCTCTTTCACGCTACCTTCGGCACGGCAGTGACGATTCTGATCATGCTTTTGTGCTTTCGAGCCCTGGACCTCACGTTCGCGCGGTTATTCCGGATCAAGGAAAGGGTCAAACAGCGTTTCCCTTTTCTGGAAGAAAGGGCCAACCGGTACGTATTGATTGTGAAGAAAGGATTGGTTGTGGTTCTGACGGTCGTCGGATCCGGAGTGATCGGCGAGATATGGGGCGTTCCTGTCTCTGATTTCGTCGGCTCTGATTCCGGGGGCATGATCCTCCTCCGGGCTGTGGCCATTGTCCTTACGCTGGCTGTGGTTGTTTCCATTATTCAGATATGTAACGCCCTCTCTGCCTATCTTCTGAGAGAGCAAAGGGGGAGATGGGAAAAGGAACTCACCCAAAAGCAGAAAACGTTGATCCCGGTCATTCAAACGGCCATCAATATCGGCGTCGTGTTTGTGGGGGGCATTATCGTCCTGGATCGTCTGGGCGTCAACACCACGCCTATTCTGGCAGGGGCCGGGATTGTCGGGCTGGCCGTGGGTTTCGGATCTCAAACCCTGGTCAAGGATCTGATCAACGGACTTTTTATCCTTTTTGAAGAAAGCATTCGAGTCGGGGACTGGGCTACGGTGGGCAATCAAGGGGGCCTGGTGGAGTCTGTCGGGCTTCGAACCGTGAAGTTGAGGGATCTTTACGGCACCGTCCATGTAATCCCCAACAGCACCATCGATTCCCTCAGCAACTACTCAAAGATTTTCTCCAGAACAGTCATGGATATCGGCATCGCCTACCGGGAAGATGTGGATGAGGTAATGGAAATACTGAGGGAATTGGGCGAGGAGCTTCAAAGAGATCCTGAATATGGGCCCAGCATCCTGGAGCCGCTGGAGATCTTCGGCCTGGATCGATTCGAAGACTCGGCCGTGATCATACGCGCCCGTTTCAAGACCCGACCCCTCAAACAGTGGGGCATCAAGCGTGAGTTCTACCGCCGTATGAAACGGGTCTTTGACGAACGGGGCATCGAAATCCCCTTTCCGCACCAGACCCTCTACATGGGAGAACCGAAGCATGGGAAGGCACCTCCGCTCCATATTTCAGTTGATAATGGGCCGGAAGGGGAGGGGCCGTTGGCCCCGAATACCGCCGCCTTGAATGGAGAAGAGGCATGA